CTGCTGCTGGCCGCTGGCCTCTCGCTGCTTGGCGCCGCCCTGCTCTGCTGCGGGCCCCGGGACGCGCCTctcgcggggccggggccgggcccgGGGCTCGGGGTTCCCGCGGCCCCAGCAGGGGCTCCAGAGGCCGCGCCGGGCGAGCCGGGTAGCGCACCCGGGCCTTCGGGGCCGGTGAACAGCCAGAACCTGCTCCTCCTCGGCGTTCTCGTCTTCATGCTCGGGGTCCTCAGCGCCTTCGCGGGCGCCGTGATCGACGGCGACACCGTGTCCCTAGTGGAACGCAAGTACTCCCACTACTGCCTGCCCCCCCGCGCGCCGGCCGCCGCCACCGGCCCGGCCCCGGGCACCCCGGCCGCCGtccccggcccggcccccggCGCGTCGCGCGTCCGCAGCACCCTGGACAGCGCCACGTCCGCCAAGTGCCGCCAGCTGAAGGACTACCAGCGTGGCCTGGTGCTTTCCACCGTCTTCAACTCGCTCGAGTGCCTCCTGGGCCTGCTCAGCCTCCTGCTGGTCAAGAACTACAAGTCTTCGCAGGCCCGGCGAGGCCGGCGCGGCCGGCGAAGGGGAGGCCGGGCCCTGGCGAGGCCCCGCGGCGGCCCGGGGGTTCGCACGCAGCCGCCGGCCTCCCGTgcgcggcggggccggcggggccgACGGGGGCGCCGACTGCAGCCGCGGCCGAGCGAGGCTTCCATTCTGTCCCCGGAGGAGTCGGACTTCGCCGCCCCAGGAGACTGCGCGGGTTTCGCAGCGCACCACGCGGTCTCCTATATCAACGTGGGCGTCTTCCACGCGTTTGACGAGGCGGGCGTGGAGGTGTGCTGCGGAGGGCACCCGTCTGTGGAGCTGCCAGGGTACGCGCCCTCGGACCCCGACCTCAACGCCTCCTACCCCTACTGCTGCCGGCCGCCCTGCGAGGCGGCGCGCCCCTGGGAGCCGAGCCGGGCCAGCTGAGCTCTCCGGGCCGGTACGAACTGACCAAGCCCGCCTCCCTACCCGGCCCCCGCAGCGAGGGAGGACAGGGCCTCGCGGGGCGCAAAGCCAGGCCGCTCTGTGGCGTTGCATCTTCCGGGGCAGTCTGGCCCAGCGCCTCGGAGGGCTCCCCGCCACCAGACTGGTCCTCCAGTATTATCATTTCTGTGTCTGGGAggtttctcttcttttctgtgtctgttcaTATCCGGATTCCATTTTAAAGTTTACAATAAATGTTTTGGGGTTGGCTCGCCCCCACCGCACTTCTCTTTGGCAAGTCAGTTCCGGGCGCCCTCTGAGGCCCCGGGTGGGAGCTCACCCTGCGAGCGTGATTCTGCGGCGGGAGGAACCCTCGCTGAGAGGACAGAACGGCAAAGCAGCTGGTACTTCGGGAAGGAGGTGGAAGCGCAGCAACAGCACCACTTTGTACACGGATGTGCCTGCTCTTGTTGGTACTTTCTTACTGTAAAGCTCTCCATAAACGGTGAACATGTTTGGTAaatttattgcaatttaaaattGGTGAGTTCCTTTATTAAATTAATTGCTATGTTATTGGAAATATTCATCAAATTAGGGTTAGAGGATGTCTACACACaaatcagtttggggagaatggTTTAATTTGGTCAGACAAATGTTGAGTTTGAACAGCTGTATTCTGCTCGCTGGTTGACTAAATCCAACCTCTTTCTGAGGCTAACTTTCTGTGTGTATACCAGGTCccagacatttctttttttggaaactgGCGGTGGGATTTTTACTGCAAAGCTGAGCTTATTTTGGTTAATACATATGAACAATCCAGTCCTATTTTGGAAAATCGCAGTCATACTTTTTTGGCAAAGATTATTTTCCTGTTGATTAATTCATTCATCTGGTAATTTTGAATATTATAGCATTTCCCTTGAAATATACCCCTTAAGTAGCCTTAATTGATGCGAAGGTCATACTTTAAAATCATTAGGATACACACGTGTTCATCTTTACACACACAATATGAAATGCGTTCCAAATGACGATGAAGCAGATTTCCATCCAGTCTTGTGGGCTGGCTGGGAGCCATGCAGGCTCTGACTCCTGGGAACAGGTGATCCAACTCTCATGTGTTGGAATTGTGGCACCAGGCAGGTATTCTGCTAATTCTGAACGTGCTCTAAGTAGAGCCCCACCTTGGCCCCCATGGTATGTGCCTCCAGCAGGAGTTGGAGACACACCCAGTGCTCTGGTAGAGTGAACACAACACAAAACACTTGAGGTGAGAAAAGCTAAAGAAATAACTGTGTAATATTTTCAGAGACTATTGGGGTCCACTTCTTATTGTGAAAAAGTAGCCAGATTTAGCATTGGAGGCATGATTTCCAGGAGCAGGCTCTAGGGTGAGACCTCAGCTCCCAGGTATCCTACCCAAAGCAGAGTTCCCCGGACCCAGGTGACCAAGGCCCCACTCAGCCGAGACCTGGCTGGGCCGCCCAGCTGTAGCAGAGGCTGCCAGAGAGGCGGCCCCCTTTCCAAGCAGAGAAGTGGAGACCTGTCACAATTCAGTGGAGGTGGAGGTGCAAACATGTTGCATGGATGTTGGACAATTCCTAAGAGAACTGGAAATTCTGATCACAGAGCCCATGAGCAATGGCTTCTCCTGTTATGCTGAAGCCATCAGAGGAAAAAGAATCATTCATGGCCAGTCTGTTGGGTTCTCATCAACAGCCCTCTTCAGATACTGGGACATTAgggctcctctcctgcccccacaACCCCCAGCCCACTGGCTACCAACCGAAGCAGAAAACGTGGTAAGTGGCAGCAGAAGGACTTCTCCCCATCCACCTAGATTAAGTCAGCAAGGCATTGCCAGGCATCTCCTGCTTCCTGAGCAGGGCTCTTCCAGACTCCTGGAGCAGAGACCTCCCACGGCCGCTGCAAGGCTGACCTCCCAGAGCTACACAGAGGTGGTGGCCAGGCCTGCGTGTAGGCTGCCAGTGGGCTCCGGTAGAAGGTTGCTGGTCAGAAGCTGTGAGGACAGAGCAAATACTTGGGCAGCATAGACATAAGACCTCAGACCTTCCCACAGCCTTCCTGTTTTCTGAGGTGTTCCATCTTACACAGTTTGTATAGCTTAAAATGTTAGATATCTTAAGATTCTTTCAAATTTGCAAACAAAATCAGTGATCTCTCCAAAGCTGCAGACTTTCCTTGGGATGGAAGAGAAGGCAGGATGGGGTAAGATGGCAGGGAGCATCAGTGGGGCACAGACAGCTGCGTTTCCCCTATCATTTATATATGACCATGAAACTAGATGGGGCTTTCAAAATATGTGTTTCTAACTCCATGAATATTGTTAACCCCACTTTATAGAGGCTGATACAAAGATGTGGAATACCAGagctctattttttaaagtttactagaagaaataaaatatcaaatatccCTAAACTCAGATTGTCTCAGAGATCAGTACTCAGGGAAACAAGTGGAGAATCTCAAAACCACTAAGCTTCCTTCTTATTGGGATGAAATTCCTTGTGGCCGAGTCAAGTTCCTTGAAGGGTGGCCAACTCACAAGCGCTTCTTATTCACATTTATTCTACTTTTTGGAAGTTTAAGTTAGTCATTAGAATTGATTCTGTATGCTTCTGGGAAAATAATGCTAGTTCTTGGAGCTTTCTTAAAATAGGTTTCATCCTACATCccacaataataataaagtctTGGCTTGGCGGAGGCCAGACCGAGAGTTTACGTCATGATGAGACACCGAAAGTCAACACACTGTAGCATTTCCACATGGCCTGCTGCTGAGTTTGTGCTAAACACAAAGCTTGTTTACCTCTCAGGGAATAATTTAGTGAACACAGTGCGGATGACGCAGGCTGGTGGGACAGCTCCTCGCCCAATCACACAGTCGCCAAACGAGCTGTGTTTTCTGAAGATTGATGTACGAACACTCCCAGGTCTCAGGTGCCTGGGTGTACAAGCCTTCCTTAGCCAGAGGGGCTGCTCTGCCCTTTCAACACAAATTTGAACACACAACTGAATTTTTGACTGATATTCAATTAAAcaatcatttaatttaaaaaatcagtcagaCGGTGTTTGTAGTAAAGATCGAACTGTTGGCGATCAACGTTTTTACTCCTGGCTGGTGTCATGACGCCGTGCAGATAGAAACCTCTAAGGTACGTGCATACACACATATGgctgcacacacgtgcacacaggtATGTgtgacacatgcacacacatggcAGCACAGTGAGTGCATGTGCACATAGGAATGCACACAAACGCAAATGCACACGTGTGAACATGCAGGTGAGCTTTTACACTCCCACACATACACGTatttgcaaacacacacacacgtgcaaggacacacatacacacacagcctccTGGCGGAGTCTGAGGGCCAGGCCAGCATCCCCCATGCACCCCCGGCCACAGGCCAGTAGAGCACGCACGAGGGAGCAAT
The nucleotide sequence above comes from Camelus dromedarius isolate mCamDro1 chromosome 1, mCamDro1.pat, whole genome shotgun sequence. Encoded proteins:
- the TMEM271 gene encoding transmembrane protein 271, with the protein product MKWSVRGACAALSSCLLLACALSAAAVGLKCFSLGSELRGEPFRLGAAAGAFYSGLLLAAGLSLLGAALLCCGPRDAPLAGPGPGPGLGVPAAPAGAPEAAPGEPGSAPGPSGPVNSQNLLLLGVLVFMLGVLSAFAGAVIDGDTVSLVERKYSHYCLPPRAPAAATGPAPGTPAAVPGPAPGASRVRSTLDSATSAKCRQLKDYQRGLVLSTVFNSLECLLGLLSLLLVKNYKSSQARRGRRGRRRGGRALARPRGGPGVRTQPPASRARRGRRGRRGRRLQPRPSEASILSPEESDFAAPGDCAGFAAHHAVSYINVGVFHAFDEAGVEVCCGGHPSVELPGYAPSDPDLNASYPYCCRPPCEAARPWEPSRAS